In one Shewanella loihica PV-4 genomic region, the following are encoded:
- a CDS encoding NfeD family protein has product MEFSNPIFIWIAVGLVLMLAEIILPGGIVIFLGAACVVVAGALTLGWVEGFVQALTLWFIAAIVLLLAFRQLTQRLVGGDSHVDNTDEEFDLYNQVAVVKAVIGPAQQQGRVEFQGSEWPALGDGSEIPIGARVRVICRENIALVVEPLTEQA; this is encoded by the coding sequence ATGGAGTTTTCTAATCCTATCTTTATCTGGATTGCCGTCGGTTTAGTCTTGATGTTAGCCGAGATCATTCTGCCTGGCGGTATCGTTATTTTCCTGGGTGCCGCCTGTGTGGTGGTGGCGGGCGCATTGACCCTAGGTTGGGTCGAAGGCTTTGTGCAGGCCCTGACGCTCTGGTTCATCGCCGCTATCGTCTTGTTACTGGCTTTTCGTCAGCTGACACAGCGCTTGGTGGGTGGTGATTCCCATGTGGATAATACCGATGAGGAGTTTGACCTTTATAACCAAGTTGCCGTCGTCAAGGCGGTGATCGGCCCAGCACAGCAGCAGGGGCGCGTCGAGTTTCAGGGAAGCGAATGGCCAGCACTGGGTGATGGCAGCGAGATCCCTATCGGCGCGCGCGTCAGAGTGATCTGTCGCGAGAATATTGCCCTGGTCGTTGAACCTTTGACAGAGCAGGCATAG